A segment of the Candidatus Andeanibacterium colombiense genome:
GACCCCAACATTCACGTTGAGCCGGGCGAGCGGCATTTTCATCTCATGCGCCATGAAGGCGCCAAGCTGCGCGAGACCCAGATAATTGCCATAGGCCTTGTCGAAGATCTGCTGGGTTGCATAGAAAGCGTTGACGACCAGGCCGGTGGTCGTGGGCACGAAACTGACGTGCTGCAAGCAGGGAAATTTAAGCTGCGCGCTTGCCGTATGGTCGCGCGCCGGGTCGAAGGTCGTGGCTTGCGCCATCGAGTCCCTGACGCCATCGCGCTTGTTCCACTCGCTCAGGATCCACTCGAGCTGATTGCCGTCGCACGGGCCGCTGCCAAACATCGTCAATCGTTCGAAATAGAGGCCGCGACTGTTCGCCTTGTTGCGTGCGCGATAATAGGGAAAGGACCAGCAGTAATATTGGAACAGCTTGGCTCGATCGCCCTGAGACATGATCCAGAGCTGCTCGGGGAAGATTGTGAACGCGACGTCCTCGACGCTCGTTTTTCCCTTCTTGGCCAGCAGCGCATCAAGCGCACCGCGCACCGCCGGGTCTTCGGGGATCGAATAGTCGGCTGAAAAGCCGTCGACCGAGAGGACTAGCGGAGAGACCTCGACGCCGGGATTGTCCGCGATGTGGAGGAGGAGGCTGCTATAGGCGGCCGAGATCGTGCTGCCCTCGATGAGCAGAGGACTGTGCGCTTTGGAGCTGGTCTTAGTCATCAGCGTCGTCCTCCAGATGGCGATAGTCGGCGCGGCCGACATAAGCGGTGCGCGCGATGCGACCGAACGCGGCCCAGTCAGTGTCCGAGCGGTCGAGGCGGACGAGACCGGGGCGTTTCGCCTCGAACAGCCGCCCGTCGGCGAGGTCGGCAACCGGGACGACGGCGTCGCCCTGCGCGCGGGTCCCGGGCGGCAGCAAGAGAAGGTGCCCGACCTCCGCGTCGATGGCATGGCCGCCCCAGGCCTCGTCGGCGACGATCAGCGGATTGGGTGTCAGCGATCCCAGGATATGCGCGCGCAGTGTGCGCGGCGTGAACTTGCGCAGCGCATCGGCCCTCGCGCGGCTGATCATCGCCTCGCCCCAC
Coding sequences within it:
- a CDS encoding thymidylate synthase, giving the protein MTKTSSKAHSPLLIEGSTISAAYSSLLLHIADNPGVEVSPLVLSVDGFSADYSIPEDPAVRGALDALLAKKGKTSVEDVAFTIFPEQLWIMSQGDRAKLFQYYCWSFPYYRARNKANSRGLYFERLTMFGSGPCDGNQLEWILSEWNKRDGVRDSMAQATTFDPARDHTASAQLKFPCLQHVSFVPTTTGLVVNAFYATQQIFDKAYGNYLGLAQLGAFMAHEMKMPLARLNVNVGVAKLERIGKTDSAMIPLLNAARVCVAHPTIAASAPVLQPVI